Proteins encoded by one window of Arabidopsis thaliana chromosome 2, partial sequence:
- a CDS encoding 2-oxoglutarate (2OG) and Fe(II)-dependent oxygenase superfamily protein (2-oxoglutarate (2OG) and Fe(II)-dependent oxygenase superfamily protein; FUNCTIONS IN: oxidoreductase activity, acting on paired donors, with incorporation or reduction of molecular oxygen, 2-oxoglutarate as one donor, and incorporation of one atom each of oxygen into both donors, oxidoreductase activity; INVOLVED IN: biological_process unknown; LOCATED IN: cellular_component unknown; CONTAINS InterPro DOMAIN/s: Oxoglutarate/iron-dependent oxygenase (InterPro:IPR005123); BEST Arabidopsis thaliana protein match is: 2-oxoglutarate (2OG) and Fe(II)-dependent oxygenase superfamily protein (TAIR:AT3G60290.1); Has 8435 Blast hits to 8385 proteins in 967 species: Archae - 0; Bacteria - 1060; Metazoa - 91; Fungi - 1008; Plants - 4904; Viruses - 0; Other Eukaryotes - 1372 (source: NCBI BLink).), producing MEETKMSLLDDSFTSAMTLTNSGVPQVPDRYVLPPSQRPALGSSLGTSETTLPVIDLSLLHQPFLRSLAIHEISMACKEFGFFQVINHGIPSSVVNDALDAATQFFDLPVEEKMLLVSANVHEPVRYGTSLNHSTDRVHYWRDFIKHYSHPLSKWIDMWPSNPPCYKDKVGKYAEATHLLHKQLIEAISESLGLEKNYLQEEIEEGSQVMAVNCYPACPEPEMALGMPPHSDFSSLTILLQSSKGLQIMDCNKNWVCVPYIEGALIVQLGDQVEVMSNGIYKSVIHRVTVNKEVKRLSFASLHSLPLHKKISPAPKLVNPNNAPAYGEFSFNDFLNYISSNDFIQERFIDTIKKSSS from the exons atggaggaaacaaaaatgagtTTGCTTGATGATTCTTTTACAAGTGCAATGACACTTACCAATTCAGGTGTGCCTCAAGTCCCTGATCGCTACGTTCTTCCTCCTTCGCAAAGGCCAGCTCTTGGTTCAAGCTTAGGCACCAGCGAGACTACACTTCCTGTCAttgatctctctcttttgcaCCAACCTTTCCTTCGATCCCTCGCAATCCACGAGATTAGCATGGCCTGCAAggagtttggtttctttcag GTTATAAACCATGGAATACCATCATCAGTGGTTAACGATGCCTTAGATGCAGCAACACAGTTCTTCGACTTACCTGTGGAAGAGAAGATGCTTCTGGTGTCTGCAAACGTTCATGAGCCAGTCAGGTATGGCACAAGCCTTAACCATTCAACAGACAGAGTTCACTACTGGAGAGATTTCATCAAGCATTACTCTCATCCACTCTCAAAGTGGATCGATATGTGGCCATCAAATCCTCCATGCTACAA GGATAAAGTGGGCAAGTATGCAGAGGCAACACATTTGCTACACAAGCAGTTAATAGAAGCTATCTCAGAAAGCCTGGGACTGGAGAAAAATTACTTACaagaagagatagaagaaggCTCACAAGTCATGGCAGTGAATTGTTATCCAGCATGCCCGGAACCTGAAATGGCCTTGGGAATGCCACCACACTCAGACTTCAGCTCACTGACCATCTTACTTCAGAGTAGCAAGGGACTCCAGATAATGGACTGCAACAAAAACTGGGTTTGTGTGCCGTATATAGAAGGAGCTTTGATAGTTCAGCTGGGAGATCAGGTAGAGGTGATGAGCAACGGCATATACAAGAGCGTCATTCATCGTGTAACAGTGAACAAAGAAGTCAAAAGGCTATCTTTTGCAAGTCTTCACAGTCTACCTCTGCACAAGAAAATAAGTCCAGCACCAAAACTCGTCAACCCAAACAATGCACCAGCCTATGGAGAGTTTAGTTTCAACGATTTTCTGAACTACATCTCAAGCAACGATTTTATACAAGAAAGATTCATTGACACAATAAAGAAAAGCAGTTcctaa